The following coding sequences are from one Perognathus longimembris pacificus isolate PPM17 chromosome 13, ASM2315922v1, whole genome shotgun sequence window:
- the Efemp2 gene encoding EGF-containing fibulin-like extracellular matrix protein 2 isoform X2 — translation MLWTKTDLSQTDSLEAGSGHWLGFRPPMPTQECTDGYEWDPESQHCRDVNECLTIPEACKGEMKCINHYGGYLCLPRSAAVINDLHGEGPPPPVPPAEHPNPCPPGYEPDEQETCVDVDECAQALHDCRPSQDCHNLPGSYQCTCPDGYRKIGPECVDVDECRYRYCQHRCVNLPGSFRCQCEPGFQLGPNNRSCVDVNECEMGAPCEQRCFNSYGTFLCRCHQGYELHRDGFSCSDTDECSYSSYLCQYRCVNEPGRFSCHCPQGYQLMATRLCQDIDECESGGHQCSEAQTCINFHGGYRCVDTNRCVEPYIQVSDNRCLCPASNPLCREQPSSIVHRYMSITSERSVPADVFQIQAISVYPGAYNAFQIRAGNSQGDFYIRQINNVSAMLVLARPVTGPREYVLDLEMVTMNSLMSYRASSVLRLTIFVGAYTF, via the exons GAATGCACGGATGGCTACGAGTGGGACCCAGAGAGCCAGCACTGCCGGG ATGTCAACGAGTGCCTGACCATTCCTGAGGCCTGCAAGGGCGAGATGAAATGCATCAACCATTATGGGGGCTACTTGTGCCTGCCCCGCTCGGCTGCCGTCATCAACGACCTACATGGCGAGGGACCCCCCCCACCGGTGCCTCCTGCAGAACACCCCAACCCCTGTCCACCAGGATATGAGCCGGACGAACAGGAGACCTGCGTGG ATGTGGATGAGTGTGCCCAGGCCTTGCACGACTGTCGTCCCAGCCAGGACTGCCATAACTTACCTGGCTCCTACCAGTGTACCTGCCCGGATGGCTACCGCAAGATTGGGCCGGAGTGTGTGG ACGTAGACGAGTGCCGCTACCGCTACTGCCAGCACCGCTGCGTGAACCTGCCCGGCTCCTTCCGCTGCCAGTGCGAGCCGGGCTTCCAGCTGGGGCCCAACAACCGCTCTTGCGTgg ATGTGAATGAGTGTGAGATGGGGGCCCCGTGTGAGCAGCGTTGCTTCAACTCCTATGGGACCTTCTTGTGTCGCTGTCACCAGGGCTACGAGCTGCATCGGGATGGCTTCTCCTGCAGTG ATACCGACGAGTGCAGCTACTCCAGCTACCTCTGCCAGTACCGCTGTGTCAACGAGCCAGGCCGCTTCTCCTGCCACTGCCCACAGGGCTATCAGCTGATGGCCACACGGCTTTGCCAAG ACATCGATGAATGTGAATCAGGTGGGCATCAGTGCTCTGAGGCCCAAACCTGCATCAACTTCCATGGGGGCTACCGTTGCGTGGACACCAACCGTTGTGTGGAGCCCTACATCCAGGTGTCAGACAA TCGCTGCCTCTGCCCGGCCTCCAACCCCCTGTGTCGAGAGCAGCCTTCCTCCATTGTGCACCGCTACATGAGCATCACCTCGGAGCGCAGCGTGCCCGCCGATGTGTTCCAGATACAGGCGATTTCTGTCTACCCCGGGGCCTACAATGCCTTTCAGATCCGCGCAGGAAACTCTCAGGGGGACTTCTACATTAGG CAAATCAACAACGTCAGCGCCATGCTGGTCCTCGCCCGGCCAGTGACAGGCCCCCGGGAGTACGTGCTGGACCTGGAGATGGTCACCATGAACTCCCTCATGAGCTACCGGGCCAGTTCCGTACTGAGACTCACCATCTTCGTGGGGGCCTACACCTTCTGA
- the Efemp2 gene encoding EGF-containing fibulin-like extracellular matrix protein 2 isoform X1, with amino-acid sequence MLPFASCLPGSLLLWTLLLLLVGAASPQESEEPDSYTECTDGYEWDPESQHCRDVNECLTIPEACKGEMKCINHYGGYLCLPRSAAVINDLHGEGPPPPVPPAEHPNPCPPGYEPDEQETCVDVDECAQALHDCRPSQDCHNLPGSYQCTCPDGYRKIGPECVDVDECRYRYCQHRCVNLPGSFRCQCEPGFQLGPNNRSCVDVNECEMGAPCEQRCFNSYGTFLCRCHQGYELHRDGFSCSDTDECSYSSYLCQYRCVNEPGRFSCHCPQGYQLMATRLCQDIDECESGGHQCSEAQTCINFHGGYRCVDTNRCVEPYIQVSDNRCLCPASNPLCREQPSSIVHRYMSITSERSVPADVFQIQAISVYPGAYNAFQIRAGNSQGDFYIRQINNVSAMLVLARPVTGPREYVLDLEMVTMNSLMSYRASSVLRLTIFVGAYTF; translated from the exons GAATGCACGGATGGCTACGAGTGGGACCCAGAGAGCCAGCACTGCCGGG ATGTCAACGAGTGCCTGACCATTCCTGAGGCCTGCAAGGGCGAGATGAAATGCATCAACCATTATGGGGGCTACTTGTGCCTGCCCCGCTCGGCTGCCGTCATCAACGACCTACATGGCGAGGGACCCCCCCCACCGGTGCCTCCTGCAGAACACCCCAACCCCTGTCCACCAGGATATGAGCCGGACGAACAGGAGACCTGCGTGG ATGTGGATGAGTGTGCCCAGGCCTTGCACGACTGTCGTCCCAGCCAGGACTGCCATAACTTACCTGGCTCCTACCAGTGTACCTGCCCGGATGGCTACCGCAAGATTGGGCCGGAGTGTGTGG ACGTAGACGAGTGCCGCTACCGCTACTGCCAGCACCGCTGCGTGAACCTGCCCGGCTCCTTCCGCTGCCAGTGCGAGCCGGGCTTCCAGCTGGGGCCCAACAACCGCTCTTGCGTgg ATGTGAATGAGTGTGAGATGGGGGCCCCGTGTGAGCAGCGTTGCTTCAACTCCTATGGGACCTTCTTGTGTCGCTGTCACCAGGGCTACGAGCTGCATCGGGATGGCTTCTCCTGCAGTG ATACCGACGAGTGCAGCTACTCCAGCTACCTCTGCCAGTACCGCTGTGTCAACGAGCCAGGCCGCTTCTCCTGCCACTGCCCACAGGGCTATCAGCTGATGGCCACACGGCTTTGCCAAG ACATCGATGAATGTGAATCAGGTGGGCATCAGTGCTCTGAGGCCCAAACCTGCATCAACTTCCATGGGGGCTACCGTTGCGTGGACACCAACCGTTGTGTGGAGCCCTACATCCAGGTGTCAGACAA TCGCTGCCTCTGCCCGGCCTCCAACCCCCTGTGTCGAGAGCAGCCTTCCTCCATTGTGCACCGCTACATGAGCATCACCTCGGAGCGCAGCGTGCCCGCCGATGTGTTCCAGATACAGGCGATTTCTGTCTACCCCGGGGCCTACAATGCCTTTCAGATCCGCGCAGGAAACTCTCAGGGGGACTTCTACATTAGG CAAATCAACAACGTCAGCGCCATGCTGGTCCTCGCCCGGCCAGTGACAGGCCCCCGGGAGTACGTGCTGGACCTGGAGATGGTCACCATGAACTCCCTCATGAGCTACCGGGCCAGTTCCGTACTGAGACTCACCATCTTCGTGGGGGCCTACACCTTCTGA